A genome region from Bacteroidia bacterium includes the following:
- the pruA gene encoding L-glutamate gamma-semialdehyde dehydrogenase produces MNGFFRVPSPANEPVLNYAPGSKERNELKAAITALRSQVIDVPMFIGGKEVRTSNIKDIFPPHDIHHKIGTFSIGDKSHVEQAINAALAAKPKWEAMAWEQRAAIFLKAAELISGKYRAKLNAATMLAQSKNPFQAEIDAVCELADFFRFNVHYMTEIYAEQPPENSKGVWNRLEYRPLEGFVFALTPFNFTSIAGNLPMSAALMGNVVVWKPAYTQIYSAHVLMEIFREAGLPDGVVNLVFVGGPAAGDVIFSHPEFAGIHFTGSTGVFQSIWQQIGNNIAKYKSYPRIVGETGGKDFVMVHSTANADEVATALARGAFEFQGQKCSAASRAYIPSNLWNDVKTKLIAQLQTMKMGPVEDFSNFINAVIDEKSFNKIAQYIDEAKASADVEVVHGGKHDKSKGYFIEPTVLLAKNPKYVTMCEEIFGPVLTIYVYDENKYEETLDLVDSTSPYALTGSIMGQDRYALELATVKLRNAAGNFYINDKPTGAVVGQQPFGGARASGTNDKAGAKVNLLRWVSQRTIKETFSPPTDYKYPFLDKD; encoded by the coding sequence ATGAACGGATTTTTTAGAGTGCCTTCACCGGCAAATGAACCGGTTTTAAATTATGCTCCGGGTTCAAAAGAAAGAAATGAGCTTAAAGCCGCAATAACAGCTTTAAGAAGTCAAGTAATTGATGTTCCAATGTTTATTGGAGGTAAGGAGGTGAGAACTTCTAACATTAAAGATATTTTTCCTCCACATGACATACACCATAAAATAGGGACGTTTTCGATAGGAGATAAATCGCATGTTGAGCAAGCAATCAATGCAGCTTTGGCTGCTAAACCAAAGTGGGAAGCGATGGCTTGGGAACAACGTGCTGCAATATTTCTAAAAGCTGCGGAATTGATTAGCGGAAAATACAGGGCTAAGTTGAATGCAGCTACAATGTTGGCACAGTCCAAAAACCCTTTTCAGGCTGAAATTGATGCGGTTTGTGAATTGGCTGACTTCTTTAGGTTTAATGTCCATTATATGACAGAAATCTATGCTGAACAGCCACCGGAAAACAGTAAGGGTGTTTGGAATCGATTGGAATATAGACCGCTGGAAGGTTTTGTTTTTGCATTAACTCCCTTTAACTTTACTTCTATTGCGGGTAACCTGCCTATGAGTGCAGCTTTAATGGGTAATGTTGTTGTGTGGAAACCGGCTTATACTCAGATTTATTCTGCTCATGTGTTGATGGAAATATTCCGTGAAGCAGGTTTGCCGGATGGCGTTGTAAACTTAGTTTTTGTGGGAGGACCCGCTGCCGGAGATGTGATTTTTAGCCATCCTGAATTTGCAGGTATTCACTTTACAGGGTCAACCGGTGTGTTTCAGTCTATTTGGCAACAAATCGGGAATAATATTGCGAAATACAAATCATACCCAAGAATTGTAGGAGAAACAGGCGGAAAGGATTTTGTAATGGTACATTCTACTGCAAATGCTGATGAAGTTGCTACTGCGTTGGCTCGAGGAGCATTTGAGTTTCAAGGTCAAAAGTGTTCTGCTGCTTCACGGGCTTACATTCCTTCTAATTTGTGGAATGATGTCAAAACAAAGCTGATTGCACAATTACAAACAATGAAGATGGGACCGGTGGAAGATTTTTCAAACTTTATCAATGCAGTGATTGATGAAAAATCATTTAATAAGATTGCTCAATATATTGATGAAGCAAAGGCTTCTGCTGATGTTGAAGTAGTGCATGGTGGTAAACATGATAAGAGCAAGGGTTATTTTATTGAGCCGACTGTTTTGCTTGCCAAAAACCCAAAATATGTTACAATGTGTGAAGAAATATTCGGACCGGTGCTAACCATTTATGTTTATGATGAAAATAAATATGAAGAAACGCTTGATCTTGTTGATAGTACTTCACCTTACGCATTGACTGGAAGTATTATGGGGCAAGATAGGTATGCATTAGAATTAGCTACCGTGAAATTGAGAAATGCTGCGGGTAATTTTTATATTAATGACAAACCTACCGGTGCAGTTGTTGGACAGCAGCCTTTTGGAGGGGCAAGAGCATCAGGAACAAATGATAAAGCTGGTGCTAAAGTCAATTTGTTGCGTTGGGTTTCCCAGAGAACAATAAAGGAGACTTTCTCACCTCCCACAGACTATAAATATCCATTCTTAGATAAGGATTAA
- a CDS encoding enoyl-CoA hydratase-related protein yields the protein MEFIQVEKHIRPYISLISLNRPKELNALNLQLMQEIKSALLELDEDEATRVIVITGNERAFAAGADIKQMAGKGAIDMLKIDQFTTWDTIRKTKKPIIAAVSGFCLGGGNELAMVCDMIVASETAQFGQPEINIGVMPGAGGTQRLTRAVGKAKAMEMVLTGGFISAQEAFNYGLVNKVVPVELYLEEAFKMAATIAAKSPIAVQMAKESVLKAFEMPLQEALFFERKNFYMLFATEDQKEGMAAFVEKRNAEFKGK from the coding sequence ATGGAGTTTATACAAGTAGAAAAACACATAAGACCTTACATTTCTCTTATAAGTCTTAATCGCCCAAAAGAACTGAATGCGCTCAATTTGCAGTTAATGCAAGAAATTAAAAGTGCTCTCTTAGAATTAGATGAAGATGAAGCAACCAGAGTGATTGTGATTACCGGCAATGAACGTGCGTTTGCTGCCGGTGCTGACATCAAGCAAATGGCGGGCAAAGGTGCAATTGATATGCTAAAGATTGACCAGTTTACAACCTGGGATACGATACGTAAAACTAAAAAGCCCATAATTGCTGCGGTGAGTGGATTTTGTCTTGGAGGAGGAAATGAGTTGGCTATGGTTTGCGATATGATTGTCGCATCAGAAACTGCGCAATTTGGGCAGCCTGAAATTAATATCGGAGTCATGCCTGGTGCAGGTGGAACACAAAGGCTTACCCGAGCAGTTGGAAAAGCGAAAGCCATGGAAATGGTGTTGACCGGTGGGTTTATTTCTGCACAGGAGGCATTCAACTATGGATTGGTGAACAAGGTTGTTCCGGTTGAACTGTATCTTGAGGAAGCGTTTAAGATGGCTGCAACGATTGCAGCAAAATCTCCTATTGCAGTTCAAATGGCAAAGGAGAGTGTATTAAAGGCGTTTGAAATGCCCTTGCAAGAAGCCCTTTTCTTTGAGCGCAAGAATTTTTATATGTTGTTTGCAACCGAAGATCAAAAGGAAGGGATGGCTGCGTTTGTTGAGAAGAGGAATGCTGAGTTTAAAGGAAAATAA
- a CDS encoding OprO/OprP family phosphate-selective porin: MIQKEFFLISFAILISIGAYAQHGSSPETKQNYIDQSKPNEIEQVKFKHFTISGYIQTQFQYGEKDATLRIGAINNNPNKPFNRFGIRRGRVKMTYEKNIATGVFQLDITEKKIRLRDAYLLVKDPWVGSNSIRVGVFDRIFGFEVPFSSSRRESPERARIITTLFPDEKDMGVMMTLQAPKNSPLSIFKLDAGLIAGNTINADLDNRKDFIGHLSINQTLNPKTKLSGGVSYYLGGVYQGSSTVYTMNGVAFTSNYDTSNFGAFAKREYIGCDIQFSISSFLGNSSIYGEYIIGTQPGDKNGSNSPNYSTLPTHNTYIRNFYGYYITYVQDLGKSPLSLIIKYDYYDPNTKVSKNNIGLNGTGKGDIAYSTFGGGLMWHINNTLRLTAYYDFISNETSSNLAEYNNDFADNIFTLRLQYKY; this comes from the coding sequence ATGATTCAAAAAGAATTTTTTCTTATCAGTTTTGCAATCTTAATCTCAATAGGAGCTTATGCTCAACACGGAAGCTCGCCAGAAACAAAACAGAATTATATAGATCAATCTAAACCAAATGAAATCGAACAAGTCAAGTTTAAGCATTTCACAATTTCCGGGTACATACAAACACAGTTTCAATATGGTGAGAAAGATGCAACCCTAAGAATTGGCGCTATAAATAATAACCCAAACAAACCATTCAATCGTTTTGGTATCAGGCGCGGAAGGGTTAAAATGACCTACGAAAAGAATATTGCTACAGGGGTGTTTCAATTAGACATTACCGAAAAGAAAATCAGATTGCGAGATGCATATTTACTAGTAAAAGACCCATGGGTAGGAAGCAACTCTATTAGAGTCGGGGTATTTGACCGTATATTTGGCTTTGAAGTACCATTCTCCTCATCCAGAAGAGAGTCTCCTGAAAGAGCCAGAATTATAACCACATTATTCCCTGACGAAAAAGACATGGGAGTAATGATGACTTTACAGGCTCCTAAAAATTCACCTTTGAGTATTTTTAAATTAGATGCCGGATTAATCGCAGGCAATACCATTAATGCAGATTTAGACAATCGCAAAGATTTTATAGGACATCTGAGTATTAACCAAACATTGAATCCCAAAACAAAACTCAGTGGTGGTGTATCGTATTATCTCGGAGGGGTATATCAAGGTTCTTCAACAGTTTACACTATGAACGGAGTTGCTTTTACTTCAAACTACGACACATCAAATTTTGGTGCTTTTGCAAAAAGAGAATATATCGGTTGCGATATTCAGTTTTCAATCTCTTCATTTTTAGGAAACTCAAGTATTTATGGAGAATACATTATTGGAACACAACCCGGAGATAAAAATGGTTCAAACAGCCCTAACTACTCAACATTACCCACTCATAACACCTATATAAGAAATTTCTACGGATATTATATTACATACGTTCAAGACCTTGGAAAATCTCCTCTAAGCCTAATTATCAAGTATGATTATTACGACCCTAATACAAAGGTGTCAAAAAATAACATCGGACTTAATGGAACAGGCAAAGGCGACATAGCTTATAGCACGTTTGGAGGCGGACTCATGTGGCACATCAACAATACTCTACGACTTACAGCATATTACGATTTCATCTCCAATGAAACTTCTTCCAATCTTGCCGAGTACAACAACGACTTTGCAGATAACATATTCACGTTGAGGCTGCAATACAAGTATTAA
- a CDS encoding SOS response-associated peptidase, whose protein sequence is MCFHSKQSKSAQALKQRFKANFRDENLYHPALYNGFQYPQTPVITNIQTDEIQLFHWGLIPSWAKDDTIKKNTLNARFETIHEKPSFRNAVNNRCLVLSDAFYEWKWLDEKGKQKQKYELTLPNNELFAFAGLWSECLDKSTGEMIYTYTILTTAANELMSKIHNTKKRMPIILAADSEHSWLAGMDFKMQNDKLIAIAI, encoded by the coding sequence ATGTGTTTTCATTCCAAACAAAGCAAGTCGGCACAAGCATTAAAACAACGCTTTAAGGCAAATTTTAGGGATGAAAATCTGTATCATCCTGCTCTATACAACGGATTCCAATATCCCCAAACCCCCGTCATTACGAATATTCAAACAGATGAAATACAATTGTTTCACTGGGGCTTAATTCCATCGTGGGCAAAAGACGATACAATAAAGAAAAATACACTCAACGCCAGATTTGAAACGATACATGAGAAACCAAGTTTTAGAAACGCAGTAAACAATCGTTGCTTGGTGCTTTCAGATGCTTTTTATGAATGGAAATGGCTGGATGAAAAAGGCAAACAAAAACAAAAATACGAACTGACGCTGCCCAACAATGAACTCTTTGCATTTGCAGGACTTTGGAGTGAGTGTCTGGACAAGTCAACAGGCGAAATGATTTATACTTATACCATCTTAACTACAGCAGCAAATGAACTCATGAGCAAAATTCACAACACGAAGAAGCGTATGCCTATTATACTCGCAGCCGATAGTGAGCACAGTTGGCTTGCCGGAATGGACTTTAAGATGCAAAACGATAAGCTAATCGCGATTGCGATATAA